One genomic segment of Desulfomicrobium sp. ZS1 includes these proteins:
- a CDS encoding ABC transporter permease — MSALNVKLRRDLWSMKGQMAAVALVMACGLMVMIMARGLVMSLETARDEYYASHRLSDVFCDLKRAPNAIKQRLKMIDGAAALETRIKGTLTLHLPGLREPGDGLVLSLPDGRQTEVNRLHLRLGRLPEPYSAHEVVVSVPFAQAHGFMPGHTLEATMHGARTTLRIVGVGISPEFVYETRPGETVPDSRRYGTFWMSEGALAEAYDLSGAFNSVILTLAPGAKTGPVKKKLDRILAPYGALVAFDRTEHVSTKLIDDRIAMLKGFAIAFPIIFLSIAAFMTSAALTRLVRLQREQIAQLKAFGYSSAAVGWHYFQFALAAVLAATILGSMVGLWLGQNLVEIYHRFFQFPNLVFRPDWWALGLALAASAGASFAGVLGAVRQAVSLPPAEAMRPEPPARFGPSLLERLGLLRLLSPTQRMALRNLERKPWQALFTTLGLAMATAIPIVPGAMGDGIDYLMDFQWRLAQRQDATVALIEPGSPSALHALAAMPGVMHAEPFRVVQGRIVSGLLERRVGLTGRLPGARLNLLLDAEGRTVDLPLSGLMLSEKLAEVLELVPGDPVRIEVQEGRRPVLETFVAGTITDFAGVGAYMDFDALGRLMGEERVISGAYLVLDENRRDRFLQEVSDTPAIASAVFTSSARESFQSAMGDMMGVVQAVYFGFAIIVSCGVVYNGARIALSERTRDLATLRVLGFSEAETTVVLLSELAVLTLAALLPGLWIGTELARILVMTANTESVRMPLVLTDRAYATAVLIVLSSSLASFLVVGRRIKNLQLLSVLKAPE, encoded by the coding sequence GTGAGCGCCCTGAACGTAAAACTTCGGCGCGACCTGTGGTCCATGAAAGGGCAGATGGCCGCCGTGGCCCTGGTCATGGCCTGCGGGCTCATGGTCATGATCATGGCCCGCGGTCTGGTCATGTCTTTGGAAACCGCGCGGGACGAATACTACGCTTCACACCGGCTGTCGGATGTCTTCTGCGACCTCAAACGCGCCCCGAACGCCATCAAGCAGCGCCTTAAGATGATCGATGGCGCGGCGGCTCTGGAGACGCGGATCAAGGGCACCCTGACCCTGCACCTGCCCGGCCTGCGCGAACCCGGCGACGGATTGGTCCTGTCCCTGCCTGATGGCCGCCAGACCGAGGTCAATCGCCTGCACCTGCGTCTGGGCCGCCTGCCCGAGCCGTACAGCGCGCACGAGGTCGTGGTCAGCGTGCCCTTCGCCCAGGCCCACGGCTTCATGCCCGGCCACACCCTGGAGGCCACCATGCACGGGGCGCGCACCACGCTGCGCATCGTCGGCGTGGGCATCTCGCCCGAGTTCGTGTACGAGACGCGGCCCGGCGAGACCGTGCCCGACAGCCGCCGCTACGGCACCTTCTGGATGAGCGAAGGAGCTTTGGCCGAAGCCTACGACTTAAGCGGAGCCTTCAACAGCGTCATCCTGACCCTGGCCCCGGGAGCCAAAACCGGGCCCGTGAAGAAAAAACTGGACCGCATCCTGGCCCCGTATGGCGCGCTGGTGGCCTTCGACCGCACCGAGCACGTCTCGACCAAGCTCATCGACGACCGCATCGCCATGCTTAAAGGCTTCGCTATCGCCTTCCCGATCATATTCCTGTCCATCGCCGCCTTCATGACCAGCGCCGCCCTAACGCGGCTGGTGCGCCTGCAACGCGAGCAGATCGCGCAGCTGAAAGCCTTCGGCTACTCCTCGGCGGCCGTGGGCTGGCACTATTTCCAGTTCGCCCTGGCGGCGGTGCTGGCCGCAACGATCCTGGGCTCCATGGTCGGCCTGTGGCTGGGACAGAATCTGGTGGAAATCTACCACCGCTTCTTCCAGTTCCCGAACCTCGTCTTCAGGCCCGACTGGTGGGCTTTGGGCCTGGCACTGGCCGCCAGCGCCGGCGCGTCCTTCGCGGGGGTGCTGGGCGCGGTACGCCAGGCCGTAAGCCTGCCCCCGGCCGAGGCCATGCGGCCAGAGCCCCCGGCGCGCTTCGGGCCGTCGCTGCTGGAGCGCTTGGGCCTCTTGCGCCTGCTCTCCCCGACCCAGCGCATGGCTCTGCGCAACCTGGAGCGTAAACCCTGGCAGGCCCTGTTCACGACCCTGGGTCTGGCCATGGCCACGGCCATCCCCATCGTGCCCGGGGCCATGGGCGACGGCATCGACTATCTCATGGACTTCCAGTGGCGCTTGGCCCAGCGCCAGGACGCCACCGTGGCCCTCATCGAACCCGGTTCCCCGTCCGCCCTGCACGCATTGGCCGCCATGCCCGGGGTCATGCACGCCGAGCCTTTTCGCGTGGTCCAGGGCCGCATCGTCAGCGGCCTGCTCGAACGCCGCGTCGGTTTGACCGGCCGCCTGCCAGGCGCGCGCCTGAACCTCCTCCTCGACGCCGAAGGCCGGACCGTGGACCTGCCCCTGTCGGGCCTGATGCTGTCCGAAAAGCTGGCCGAGGTGCTGGAGCTCGTCCCCGGCGATCCTGTACGCATCGAGGTCCAGGAAGGACGGCGTCCGGTGCTTGAAACGTTCGTGGCCGGGACCATCACCGATTTCGCCGGAGTGGGCGCGTACATGGACTTTGACGCCTTGGGGCGGCTCATGGGCGAGGAACGGGTCATAAGCGGGGCGTATCTCGTCCTCGACGAGAACCGCCGCGACCGTTTTCTGCAAGAGGTGTCGGACACCCCGGCCATCGCCTCGGCCGTGTTCACCTCCTCGGCGCGGGAAAGCTTCCAGTCGGCCATGGGCGACATGATGGGCGTGGTCCAGGCCGTATATTTCGGTTTCGCCATCATCGTGTCCTGCGGGGTGGTCTACAACGGCGCTCGCATCGCCCTGTCCGAACGCACCCGCGACCTGGCCACGCTGCGCGTACTGGGCTTCTCCGAGGCCGAGACCACCGTCGTCCTGCTTTCGGAACTCGCGGTGCTGACCCTGGCGGCCCTGCTGCCCGGCCTGTGGATCGGGACCGAACTGGCCCGCATCCTGGTCATGACGGCCAACACCGAATCCGTGCGCATGCCGCTGGTGCTGACGGACCGCGCCTATGCCACGGCCGTGCTCATCGTGCTCTCATCCTCCCTGGCCTCCTTTCTGGTGGTCGGCCGCCGCATCAAAAACCTGCAACTGCTCTCCGTGCTGAAGGCTCCCGAATGA
- a CDS encoding efflux RND transporter periplasmic adaptor subunit has protein sequence MNTARKRRPWRILIPVLLILAGLMAYGFWPSPLPVQTASVARGPMTVSVTEEGKTRIRSRYLVYPPTAGHLQRVELRAGAHVKAGSVLAVLTPEASTFLDPRARAEALARVDATKAAVQARRAEAQRVGVSLELARTELGRMDALLQSGAVARQEWDRAENQTRILERGVQAAAFALQVAEHEAAAAKAVLTKGAIPENGESVPILAPVNGYVLAVMEENARAVTASTPIMEVGDPNDLEIEIELLSTDAVAVAPGARARIEHWGGEGSLTARVTVVEPGGFTKVSAIGVEEQRVKVRAELVDAPPPGVLLGDRYGVQARIVTWQGENVLQVPTGALFRHGGEWRAFVLQGGKAVLRKLAVGRENGLEAEVREGLGEGETVILHPPDTLKDGMRVKAQKP, from the coding sequence ATGAACACCGCCCGCAAGCGCCGACCGTGGCGCATTCTCATCCCCGTCCTCCTGATCCTGGCCGGGCTGATGGCCTACGGATTTTGGCCAAGCCCCCTGCCCGTGCAGACTGCCTCCGTAGCCAGGGGACCCATGACCGTCAGCGTGACCGAGGAGGGCAAGACGCGCATCCGCAGCCGCTACCTCGTCTACCCGCCCACGGCCGGACACTTGCAGCGCGTGGAACTCCGCGCCGGGGCGCATGTGAAAGCCGGTTCCGTGCTGGCCGTGCTCACCCCGGAGGCTTCGACCTTTCTGGACCCGCGTGCCAGAGCCGAGGCCCTGGCGCGGGTGGATGCGACCAAGGCCGCAGTCCAGGCCCGGCGGGCCGAGGCCCAGCGCGTGGGCGTGAGCCTAGAACTGGCCCGCACGGAGCTTGGGCGCATGGACGCGCTGCTTCAAAGCGGGGCCGTGGCTCGCCAGGAATGGGACCGTGCCGAAAACCAGACGCGAATCCTGGAACGCGGGGTGCAGGCCGCGGCCTTCGCCCTGCAAGTGGCCGAACACGAGGCCGCAGCCGCCAAGGCCGTGCTGACCAAGGGCGCGATACCGGAAAACGGCGAGAGCGTGCCCATCCTGGCCCCGGTGAACGGATATGTACTGGCCGTCATGGAGGAAAACGCCCGCGCCGTGACCGCGTCCACGCCCATCATGGAAGTAGGCGACCCGAATGACCTGGAGATCGAGATCGAACTGCTGTCCACGGACGCGGTGGCGGTTGCTCCCGGAGCACGCGCCCGCATCGAGCACTGGGGCGGCGAAGGCAGCCTCACGGCCAGGGTCACGGTGGTGGAACCCGGCGGGTTCACCAAGGTCTCGGCCATCGGAGTTGAGGAGCAACGGGTCAAGGTGCGGGCCGAACTCGTCGATGCCCCGCCGCCGGGAGTGCTGCTGGGAGACCGCTACGGAGTGCAGGCCCGTATCGTGACCTGGCAGGGAGAAAACGTGCTGCAGGTGCCAACTGGCGCCCTTTTCCGGCACGGCGGTGAATGGCGGGCTTTCGTGCTCCAAGGGGGCAAGGCGGTATTACGAAAACTCGCCGTCGGACGTGAGAACGGGCTGGAGGCAGAGGTGCGGGAAGGCCTGGGCGAAGGTGAAACGGTCATCCTCCACCCGCCGGATACGCTGAAAGACGGGATGCGGGTTAAGGCGCAAAAGCCATAA
- a CDS encoding YhaN family protein: MIIKRLEFKAYGPFSDRGLDFDSALPGLHIVHGPNEAGKSSAMRALQALLFGFPLRTGDNFLHPYDQLLVGGCLSHTGGGELCFYRRKKNKNDLFDAKDQPLPPDALAPFLQGLGQDLFASMYGINHETLVQGGQGILDQQGEVGQALFAAGAGFASLKSVLAGLDAEADELFRPRGVNKAITQALGHYKELQARLRGVSLGSQEWQRQCASLAQAEDELRLLTERSQDLKRELHLLERLSRSLPFLTQRRLYLEKLQAMGEVVPLPEDFGMQRRRLEEELRAARARLHGTQERLAELHDRQAAIGLNRGVLNLADDIEDLHLRLGEYRKGLLDRPRLEGMRIAFKTEASNLLRRIRPDLDVEQAESLRPGLAKRKTVQGLGQRHEAVRQEVRQAEDRLREVRRELGGKQAELAALGQPADVISLFRAVNEVLKKGDLDAELRSRQDDLLRIEAGCQAALQRLGLWNGTFEEALRIGLPLPETVNEFEAALQSADEELRLFSAEEDKTVQALTVLHRDLRAIEHAAVVPSETELQACRARREQGWTLLRRQWLNGEDVAKESSLYAPEHPLPEAYEHSVTLADRTADRMYREADRVQKHAQLLAGIETAEAALAGLRQRREAAQAAKEDLLARWLEQWAGAGIVPRGPREMRAWIVNFEALRLQVEELGRTKAEFNAKQRGRQELRALLAQELALVGEEAELPGAGLDEALRRAQAVAERLRDGSARRETLQKTVCELDAAAERAEAGLDTARRNLEEWRAAWEEALGFMGLSGNPSPAEAADYVDTVQECLAKLHEESELRKRLKGIDRDGQAFENRVRELVALVAPDAARLDAALAVAQMKGLLGQAVREHAVWSRQEEEIAALDRQVLAVREELRTLEEGMAALRAQSRCDDDECMILAERRFADYAQVRSKLDEVESNLAAIAEGGTLEDLEAQACAQDVDALPGKIAALRTELEEEIDPRIRPLAEKVGQEKNELARMNGDDAAARIAEEMQETLAGISRMTDRYIRLRLASRVLRAEIERFRAANQGPLLAIASDLFAKLTLGSFAGLRADIDEADRPVLIGVREGGLLVKVEGMSSGTRDQLYLALRLASLELRSKTTEPMPFIVDDILINFDEERSHATLEVFAAMAERTQIIMFTHQARIAELARSLGREDRVFVHGL; this comes from the coding sequence ATGATCATTAAGCGCCTGGAATTCAAGGCTTACGGGCCTTTCAGCGATCGCGGGTTGGATTTTGATTCGGCGCTGCCCGGCCTGCACATCGTGCACGGTCCCAACGAGGCCGGGAAATCCAGCGCCATGCGCGCCCTGCAGGCGCTTTTGTTCGGTTTTCCCCTGCGCACTGGTGATAATTTTCTGCACCCTTACGACCAGCTCCTGGTCGGCGGCTGCCTGAGTCACACAGGTGGCGGCGAACTCTGTTTCTACCGCCGCAAGAAAAACAAGAACGATCTCTTCGACGCGAAGGACCAGCCTCTTCCCCCCGACGCCCTCGCCCCTTTCCTGCAAGGATTGGGGCAGGATCTTTTCGCCAGCATGTACGGCATCAACCACGAAACCCTGGTCCAGGGCGGGCAGGGCATCCTCGATCAGCAGGGCGAGGTGGGGCAGGCCCTGTTCGCCGCCGGGGCTGGCTTTGCCTCCCTCAAATCCGTTCTCGCCGGGCTTGACGCCGAGGCTGACGAGCTTTTCCGGCCTCGCGGTGTGAACAAGGCCATTACCCAGGCCCTCGGTCATTACAAGGAATTGCAGGCCCGCCTTCGCGGCGTCAGTCTCGGCAGCCAAGAATGGCAACGGCAATGCGCCTCCCTGGCGCAGGCGGAAGACGAGCTGCGGCTGCTTACGGAACGCAGTCAGGACCTCAAGCGTGAACTTCACCTGCTGGAAAGGCTCAGCCGGTCTCTGCCTTTCCTGACTCAGCGGCGTCTGTATCTGGAAAAACTTCAAGCGATGGGTGAGGTTGTGCCGTTGCCGGAGGATTTCGGCATGCAGCGCCGTCGGCTCGAAGAAGAATTGCGGGCCGCGCGGGCCAGGCTCCACGGAACGCAGGAGCGCCTGGCCGAGTTGCACGACAGGCAGGCGGCGATTGGCCTGAACAGGGGCGTTTTGAATCTTGCCGACGATATCGAAGACCTGCATCTGCGTCTGGGCGAATACCGCAAGGGGCTGCTGGATCGGCCACGCCTCGAAGGCATGCGCATCGCCTTCAAGACCGAGGCTTCGAACCTGCTGCGCCGCATCAGGCCGGACCTGGATGTCGAACAGGCCGAGAGCCTGCGGCCCGGCCTTGCCAAACGCAAGACCGTGCAGGGGCTGGGGCAGCGGCATGAGGCTGTGCGCCAGGAAGTCCGGCAGGCCGAGGACCGCTTGCGGGAAGTGCGCCGTGAGCTGGGCGGCAAGCAGGCGGAGCTGGCTGCTCTGGGTCAGCCTGCCGACGTCATATCTCTGTTCCGGGCCGTAAACGAAGTGCTTAAAAAGGGCGATCTCGACGCCGAACTCAGGTCGCGCCAGGACGATCTGCTGCGCATCGAGGCTGGCTGTCAGGCCGCCTTGCAGAGGCTCGGACTTTGGAACGGAACGTTTGAGGAGGCTCTGCGCATCGGCCTGCCCCTGCCGGAAACCGTGAACGAGTTCGAGGCGGCGCTCCAGTCGGCGGACGAGGAGCTGCGGCTGTTCTCCGCGGAAGAGGACAAGACGGTCCAGGCTTTGACCGTCCTGCACAGGGACCTGCGCGCCATTGAGCACGCCGCTGTGGTGCCCTCCGAGACGGAGCTTCAGGCCTGCCGCGCCCGCCGCGAACAGGGCTGGACGCTTTTGCGCAGACAGTGGCTGAACGGAGAAGACGTGGCGAAGGAGAGTTCTCTCTACGCCCCCGAACATCCCTTGCCCGAGGCCTATGAGCACAGTGTGACCCTGGCCGACCGGACTGCGGACCGAATGTACCGGGAGGCGGACCGGGTTCAGAAGCATGCCCAGCTCCTGGCCGGGATCGAAACCGCCGAGGCCGCGTTGGCCGGGCTGCGGCAACGGCGGGAAGCTGCGCAGGCCGCGAAAGAGGACTTGCTTGCCCGCTGGCTTGAGCAATGGGCCGGAGCGGGGATCGTTCCCCGTGGTCCACGCGAGATGCGGGCCTGGATCGTCAATTTCGAAGCCTTGCGCTTGCAGGTCGAGGAATTGGGCAGGACAAAGGCCGAGTTCAACGCCAAGCAGCGGGGGCGGCAGGAACTGCGCGCGTTGCTGGCTCAGGAACTGGCCCTGGTCGGTGAAGAGGCGGAGCTGCCCGGAGCCGGGCTGGACGAGGCTCTGCGCAGGGCCCAGGCCGTGGCCGAGCGGTTGCGAGACGGCAGCGCCCGGCGCGAGACCCTGCAAAAGACCGTGTGTGAACTGGACGCGGCGGCGGAGCGGGCCGAAGCGGGCCTGGACACCGCCCGGCGCAACCTGGAGGAATGGCGGGCGGCCTGGGAAGAGGCGCTTGGCTTTATGGGGCTGTCCGGCAACCCTTCTCCGGCCGAGGCCGCCGATTATGTGGATACGGTCCAGGAATGTCTGGCCAAGCTGCATGAGGAGTCCGAACTGCGCAAGCGTCTCAAGGGCATCGATCGCGACGGACAGGCTTTTGAGAACCGTGTGCGCGAACTGGTCGCACTGGTCGCTCCGGACGCGGCCCGGCTCGATGCGGCGCTGGCCGTGGCTCAGATGAAGGGCCTTTTGGGGCAGGCCGTGCGGGAGCATGCGGTTTGGTCGCGGCAGGAAGAGGAAATTGCCGCGCTGGACAGGCAGGTCCTCGCCGTCCGGGAGGAATTGCGGACTCTGGAGGAGGGCATGGCCGCGTTGCGCGCCCAGTCGCGCTGTGACGACGACGAATGCATGATCCTGGCGGAAAGGCGTTTTGCGGACTATGCCCAGGTGCGGAGCAAGCTCGACGAGGTCGAGTCGAACCTGGCCGCCATCGCCGAGGGCGGCACCCTGGAAGATCTGGAAGCCCAGGCTTGCGCGCAGGACGTCGACGCCCTGCCCGGAAAGATCGCGGCCTTGCGCACCGAGCTTGAGGAAGAGATCGATCCGCGCATCCGTCCCCTCGCGGAAAAGGTTGGGCAGGAGAAGAACGAACTGGCGCGCATGAACGGCGATGACGCCGCCGCCCGCATCGCCGAGGAAATGCAGGAGACCCTGGCCGGCATCTCGCGCATGACCGACCGCTATATCAGGCTGAGGCTCGCTTCCAGGGTGCTGCGGGCTGAGATAGAGCGTTTTCGGGCCGCCAACCAGGGGCCGCTTTTGGCCATCGCCTCCGATCTGTTCGCGAAATTGACTTTGGGCTCATTTGCCGGGTTGCGGGCGGACATCGACGAGGCCGACCGGCCCGTTCTCATCGGCGTGCGCGAAGGCGGTCTGCTGGTCAAAGTCGAGGGCATGAGCTCCGGGACCAGGGATCAGCTCTATCTGGCGCTGAGACTGGCCAGCCTGGAGCTGCGTTCAAAAACCACGGAGCCGATGCCGTTCATCGTCGATGACATCCTGATCAATTTCGATGAAGAACGCTCCCACGCGACTCTTGAAGTGTTCGCCGCCATGGCCGAGCGCACCCAGATCATCATGTTCACCCACCAGGCTCGCATCGCGGAACTGGCCCGCTCCCTGGGGCGGGAGGACCGGGTGTTCGTACACGGGTTGTAG
- a CDS encoding DNA repair exonuclease has protein sequence MFRFVHAADIHLDSPLRGLESYPDAPVEQIRGAARRAFDNLVALAIEEEAAFVLLAGDLFDGDWKDYNTGLYFTHRMGRLREAGIRVFLVSGNHDAASPLTRALSLPDNVNLFSHKKPETRIIDELGVAIHGQSFAGRSVTEDLSRAYPQALPGLCNIGLLHTSLTGRAGHEPYAPCTLEGLASKGYDYWALGHVHQREVVRTHPWVVFPGNIQGRHIREAGAKGCQLVTVEEGRITEVDFRELDVLRFALCRVDLDGCESLEGITDRVRESMERERQGTDGRPLAARIILEGKSSLHERIRRNEEKLREECRAVAADLGDVWLEKFRIASKPSSEGPDEGDTPLAGLMRAVAELRLDFASLTELVPEFEALRSRLPADLLGEGDPFNPDEEGLFAVRDEVRDLLMARLAEGGHDH, from the coding sequence ATGTTTCGATTTGTGCACGCGGCCGACATCCATCTGGACAGCCCCCTGCGGGGCCTTGAGTCCTATCCCGACGCGCCCGTGGAGCAGATTCGCGGCGCGGCCAGGCGGGCCTTCGACAATCTGGTGGCTCTGGCCATCGAGGAGGAGGCGGCCTTCGTCCTCCTGGCCGGGGACCTCTTCGACGGGGACTGGAAAGACTACAACACGGGCCTCTATTTCACCCATCGCATGGGGCGCCTGCGCGAGGCGGGCATCCGGGTCTTTCTGGTCTCCGGCAACCATGACGCAGCCAGTCCCCTGACCCGCGCCCTCAGCCTGCCGGACAACGTGAACCTGTTCTCCCACAAGAAGCCGGAAACACGGATCATCGACGAACTGGGCGTGGCCATCCACGGCCAGAGCTTCGCCGGGCGCAGCGTGACCGAGGATTTGAGCCGCGCCTATCCGCAGGCCCTGCCCGGTCTGTGCAACATCGGCCTGCTGCACACCAGCCTGACCGGCCGCGCCGGACACGAGCCCTACGCCCCGTGCACGCTGGAAGGGCTGGCCTCGAAGGGGTACGATTACTGGGCCCTGGGACATGTGCACCAGCGCGAGGTCGTGCGGACCCATCCATGGGTGGTCTTTCCCGGCAACATCCAGGGCCGTCATATCCGCGAAGCCGGGGCCAAGGGCTGCCAGCTGGTCACCGTAGAGGAGGGACGAATTACGGAAGTGGATTTTCGCGAGCTCGACGTGCTGCGCTTTGCGCTGTGCCGGGTGGATCTGGACGGTTGCGAGAGCCTAGAGGGAATCACGGACCGGGTGCGCGAGTCCATGGAGCGTGAGCGGCAGGGCACGGACGGTCGCCCCTTGGCCGCGCGCATCATCCTCGAAGGCAAAAGTTCCCTGCATGAGCGGATACGCCGCAACGAGGAGAAGTTGCGTGAAGAATGCCGCGCCGTGGCTGCGGACCTTGGCGACGTCTGGCTGGAAAAATTCCGCATTGCGAGCAAGCCGTCGTCCGAAGGCCCTGACGAAGGAGATACGCCGTTGGCCGGTTTGATGCGGGCCGTGGCGGAACTGCGTCTTGATTTTGCGTCGCTGACGGAGCTGGTGCCGGAATTCGAGGCCCTGCGCTCAAGGCTGCCCGCCGATCTGCTGGGAGAAGGCGATCCCTTCAACCCGGACGAGGAGGGGCTCTTTGCCGTGCGCGATGAGGTTCGGGATCTGCTTATGGCCAGACTGGCGGAGGGCGGCCATGATCATTAA
- a CDS encoding YdgA family protein, with protein sequence MKKFLFFLIVLALGAYAGAAYMFGGQAREQYFSALEKYERYGFFSLANQSYERGFFTSTAQTVVELRVPEGLADSNATGAVRFIVSHDLRHGPLTGEGADFFRKPGLMRVVSTVEPLTTDQMSQDLFSRIPELAQATSEVLVGFDGEVAGDVLVPAIDRTIDGEHVAWGGLALQGEYVPLIRSLRGEVTMPSLMVKTGDGTMELEALSSDFDLVEVLPLVYAGQVDVGISAMNFIPAEGDAVRVRNLRISSNSSCDGSLYNYAQVLGVESVNVSGSTYGPASCELAGKNIDAAALSEFQINLQQLYHSMTDTDSEIFFDQVGELYAGLFTKILAGKPELHMPLLQVTTPMGEFTGAFSVKLLSPVADTALNPLLLLQHLEADAKMAAHEELLKGLLRIGLEKEHVEGDLETVVQQRYAEQIEPLLARNLIVREDGSIKTQAMFAKGRLTVNGQDMPLF encoded by the coding sequence GTGAAAAAGTTTTTGTTTTTTTTGATTGTCCTTGCCCTTGGAGCTTATGCGGGAGCCGCATACATGTTCGGAGGCCAGGCTCGGGAACAGTATTTTTCAGCTTTGGAAAAGTATGAGCGGTACGGATTTTTCTCGCTTGCCAATCAGAGCTACGAGCGCGGCTTTTTCACCTCCACGGCGCAGACCGTTGTCGAGCTGAGAGTCCCCGAGGGGCTGGCCGATTCAAACGCAACCGGGGCAGTGCGTTTTATCGTCAGCCATGACCTGCGCCATGGTCCCTTGACCGGAGAGGGCGCGGATTTTTTTCGCAAGCCGGGACTTATGCGGGTTGTCAGTACTGTCGAACCCTTGACCACAGACCAAATGTCGCAGGATCTTTTCAGCCGGATTCCCGAGCTGGCGCAGGCCACATCGGAGGTCTTGGTTGGTTTTGATGGCGAGGTCGCGGGCGATGTGCTCGTTCCCGCCATTGACCGGACCATCGATGGCGAACATGTCGCTTGGGGCGGTCTTGCCCTGCAGGGCGAATATGTTCCCTTGATCCGCTCCTTGCGCGGTGAGGTGACCATGCCGAGCCTGATGGTGAAGACCGGGGATGGCACCATGGAACTTGAGGCCCTGTCGTCCGATTTCGATCTGGTCGAGGTCCTGCCGCTTGTCTATGCAGGACAGGTTGACGTCGGCATTTCGGCCATGAACTTCATCCCGGCGGAAGGGGACGCGGTCCGCGTCAGGAATTTGCGCATTTCTTCCAACAGCAGCTGCGACGGTTCTCTCTATAATTACGCGCAGGTCCTTGGCGTCGAAAGCGTCAATGTGAGCGGATCGACCTATGGCCCGGCTTCCTGCGAACTGGCTGGCAAGAACATCGACGCGGCAGCCCTGAGTGAATTTCAGATCAATCTGCAGCAACTCTACCACTCCATGACCGATACGGATTCAGAAATATTCTTTGATCAGGTCGGCGAACTCTATGCTGGCCTGTTCACCAAAATACTGGCCGGAAAACCGGAACTGCATATGCCGCTCCTGCAGGTGACCACGCCCATGGGAGAATTCACGGGTGCATTTTCGGTCAAGTTGCTGTCTCCGGTCGCGGATACGGCGCTCAATCCCCTGTTGTTGCTGCAGCATCTTGAAGCCGATGCGAAGATGGCCGCGCATGAGGAACTGCTCAAGGGCCTGCTGCGTATCGGTTTGGAAAAAGAGCACGTTGAAGGAGATCTTGAGACTGTGGTGCAACAACGCTACGCTGAGCAGATCGAGCCGCTGCTGGCACGCAATCTGATCGTGCGCGAAGACGGCAGCATCAAGACCCAGGCCATGTTCGCCAAGGGCAGGTTGACCGTGAACGGTCAGGACATGCCTCTTTTCTGA
- a CDS encoding acetate kinase, with translation MKIFVVNSGSSSLKYQLLDMESGAVMATGLVERIGDAMGKVSQKNWPGAERETEVEREVAFPNHRAAMLTVVELVTGAETGVIATTSEIDAIGHRVVQGGETLFKSTLIDDDVVEKIRENCHLSPLHNPANLVGIEVARELFVGVPQVAVFDTEFHQTMPAEAFMYPIPYKLYEDLKIRRYGFHGTSHRYVAQQAAAMLGKAEDEVNLVTLHLGNGCSMAAVRGGKCIDTSMGLTPLAGVMMGTRSGDIDPAIIPFLMKEKGLNMGEIDDILNKQSGLKGICGMNDMRDIHAAAEKGDKKAALAVDMFVYRIKKYIGAYYAVTGPLDALVFTAGIGENDEIVRARVCANLEHLGISIDPARNAGRKKVATAIQADGSKVAILVIPTNEELAIAKATLSVLK, from the coding sequence ATGAAAATATTTGTCGTCAATTCCGGGAGTTCCTCCCTTAAATACCAGCTGCTCGACATGGAAAGCGGGGCGGTCATGGCCACCGGTCTGGTCGAGCGCATCGGCGACGCCATGGGCAAGGTCAGCCAGAAGAACTGGCCCGGGGCCGAGCGCGAAACCGAAGTGGAGCGCGAAGTCGCTTTCCCTAATCACCGCGCGGCCATGCTCACCGTGGTGGAACTGGTCACCGGGGCGGAGACCGGCGTCATCGCCACGACCTCCGAGATCGATGCCATCGGGCACCGCGTTGTCCAGGGCGGCGAGACCCTGTTCAAGAGCACGCTTATCGATGACGATGTGGTCGAGAAGATCCGCGAAAACTGTCACCTGTCCCCTCTGCACAACCCGGCCAACCTGGTCGGCATCGAGGTCGCCCGCGAACTCTTCGTCGGAGTGCCACAGGTGGCCGTGTTCGATACCGAATTTCATCAGACCATGCCCGCCGAAGCCTTCATGTACCCGATCCCGTACAAACTGTACGAGGACTTGAAGATCCGTCGTTACGGCTTCCACGGCACCTCGCACCGCTACGTTGCTCAGCAGGCAGCGGCCATGCTCGGCAAGGCCGAGGACGAGGTCAACCTGGTCACCCTGCATCTGGGCAACGGCTGCAGCATGGCCGCTGTGCGCGGCGGCAAGTGCATCGACACCTCCATGGGCCTGACCCCTCTGGCTGGCGTGATGATGGGCACCCGCAGCGGCGACATCGATCCGGCCATCATTCCCTTTCTGATGAAAGAGAAAGGACTGAACATGGGCGAAATCGACGACATTCTGAACAAGCAGAGCGGCCTCAAGGGCATCTGCGGCATGAACGACATGCGCGACATCCACGCTGCGGCGGAAAAGGGCGACAAGAAGGCTGCCCTGGCCGTGGACATGTTTGTTTACCGCATCAAGAAATACATCGGCGCCTATTACGCCGTGACCGGTCCCCTGGACGCTCTGGTCTTCACCGCCGGCATCGGCGAGAATGACGAGATTGTCCGCGCCCGTGTCTGCGCAAATCTCGAGCATCTGGGTATCAGCATCGATCCGGCCCGCAACGCCGGACGCAAGAAGGTCGCCACGGCGATCCAGGCGGACGGCAGCAAGGTTGCCATCCTCGTTATCCCCACTAACGAGGAGCTGGCCATCGCCAAGGCCACGTTAAGCGTCCTGAAGTAG